Proteins co-encoded in one Microcebus murinus isolate Inina chromosome 5, M.murinus_Inina_mat1.0, whole genome shotgun sequence genomic window:
- the GTF2H4 gene encoding general transcription factor IIH subunit 4 isoform X2: protein MESTPSRGGLNRVHLQCRNLQEFLGGLSPGVLDRLYGHPATCLAVFRELPSLAKNWVMRMLFLEQPLPQAAVALWVKKEFSKAQEESTGLLSGLRIWHTQLLPGGLQGLILNPVFRQNLRIALLGGGKAWSDDTSQLGPDKHARDVPSLDKYAEERWEVVLHFMVGSPSAAVSQDLAQLLSQAGLMKSTEPGEPPCITSAGFQFLLLDTPAQLWYFMLQYLQTAQSRGMDLVEILSFLFQLSFSTLGKDYSVEGMSDSLLNFLQHLREFGLVFQRKRKSRRYYPTRLAINLSSGVSGAGGTVHQPGFIVVETNYRLYAYTESELQIALIALFSEMLYRFPNMVVAQVTRESVQQAIASGITAQQIIHFLRTRAHPVMLKQTPVLPPTITDQIRLWELERDRLRFTEGVLYNQFLSQVDFELLLAHARELGVLVFENSAKRLMVVTPAGHSDVKRFWKRQKHSL from the exons ATGGAGAGCACCCCCTCAAGGGGTGGTCTGAACCGAGTACACCTACAATGCAGGAATCTGCAGGAATTCTTAGGAGGCCTGAGCCCTGGGGTATTGGACCGATTGTATGGGCACCCTGCCACTTGTCTAGCTGTCTTCAG GGAGCTGCCATCATTGGCTAAGAACTGGGTGATGCGGATGCTCTTTCTGGAGCAGCCATTGCCACAAGCTGCTGTAGCCCTGTGGGTAAAGAAAGAATTCAGCAA GGCTCAGGAGGAAAGTACAGGGCTGCTGAGTGGCCTCCGTATCTGGCACACCCAGCTGCTCCCAGGTGGGCTCCAGGGCCTCATCCTCAACCCAGTCTTCCGCCAGAACCTCCGCATTGCCCTTCTGGGTGG GGGAAAGGCCTGGTCTGATGACACAAGTCAGCTGGGACCAGACAAGCACGCTCGGGATGTTCCCTCACTTGACAAGTACGCCGAGGAGCGATGGGAG GTGGTCTTGCACTTCATGGTGGGCTCCCCCAGCGCAGCTGTCAGCCAGGACTTGGCTCAGCTCCTCAGCCAGGCTGGGCTCATGAAGAG TACTGAACCTGGAGAGCCGCCCTGCATTACTTCTGCTGGCTTCCAGTTCCTATTGCTGGACACCCCGGCCCAGCTCTGGTACTTTATGTTGCAGTATCTGCAGACTGCCCAG AGCCGGGGCATGGACCTAGTGGagattctctccttcctcttccagctCAGCTTCTCTACTCTGGGCAAG GATTACTCTGTGGAAGGTATGAGTGATTCTCTGCTGAACTTTCTGCAACATCTGCGGGAGTTTGGTCTTGTTTTCCAGAGGAAG AGGAAATCTCGGCGTTACTACCCCACACGACTGGCCATCAATCTCTCATCAGGTGTCTCTGGAGCTGGGGGCACTGTGCATCAGCCAGGCTTCATTGTTGTGGAAACCAATTACCGACTGTATGCCTACACGG AGTCGGAGCTGCAGATTGCCCTCATTGCTCTCTTCTCTGAGATGCTCTATCGCTTCCCCAACATGGTGGTAGCGCAGGTGACCCGAGAGAGTGTGCAGCAGGCCATCGCCAGTGGCATCACAGCCCAACAG ATAATCCATTTCCTAAGGACAAGGGCCCACCCAGTGATGCTCAAACAG ACACCTGTCCTGCCTCCCACCATCACAGACCAGATTCGGCTGTGGGAGCTGGAAAGGGACAGACTTCGGTTCACCGAGG GCGTCCTGTACAACCAGTTCCTGTCCCAAGTGGACTTTGAGCTGCTGCTGGCGCACGCGCGGGAGCTGGGCGTGCTAGTGTTCGAGAACTCGGCCAAGCGGCTCATGGTGGTGACCCCGGCCGGGCACAGCGACGTCAAGCGTTTCTGGAAGCGGCAAAAACACAGCCTCTGA
- the GTF2H4 gene encoding general transcription factor IIH subunit 4 isoform X1: MCISQVMESTPSRGGLNRVHLQCRNLQEFLGGLSPGVLDRLYGHPATCLAVFRELPSLAKNWVMRMLFLEQPLPQAAVALWVKKEFSKAQEESTGLLSGLRIWHTQLLPGGLQGLILNPVFRQNLRIALLGGGKAWSDDTSQLGPDKHARDVPSLDKYAEERWEVVLHFMVGSPSAAVSQDLAQLLSQAGLMKSTEPGEPPCITSAGFQFLLLDTPAQLWYFMLQYLQTAQSRGMDLVEILSFLFQLSFSTLGKDYSVEGMSDSLLNFLQHLREFGLVFQRKRKSRRYYPTRLAINLSSGVSGAGGTVHQPGFIVVETNYRLYAYTESELQIALIALFSEMLYRFPNMVVAQVTRESVQQAIASGITAQQIIHFLRTRAHPVMLKQTPVLPPTITDQIRLWELERDRLRFTEGVLYNQFLSQVDFELLLAHARELGVLVFENSAKRLMVVTPAGHSDVKRFWKRQKHSL, from the exons ATGTGCATCTCTCAGGTGATGGAGAGCACCCCCTCAAGGGGTGGTCTGAACCGAGTACACCTACAATGCAGGAATCTGCAGGAATTCTTAGGAGGCCTGAGCCCTGGGGTATTGGACCGATTGTATGGGCACCCTGCCACTTGTCTAGCTGTCTTCAG GGAGCTGCCATCATTGGCTAAGAACTGGGTGATGCGGATGCTCTTTCTGGAGCAGCCATTGCCACAAGCTGCTGTAGCCCTGTGGGTAAAGAAAGAATTCAGCAA GGCTCAGGAGGAAAGTACAGGGCTGCTGAGTGGCCTCCGTATCTGGCACACCCAGCTGCTCCCAGGTGGGCTCCAGGGCCTCATCCTCAACCCAGTCTTCCGCCAGAACCTCCGCATTGCCCTTCTGGGTGG GGGAAAGGCCTGGTCTGATGACACAAGTCAGCTGGGACCAGACAAGCACGCTCGGGATGTTCCCTCACTTGACAAGTACGCCGAGGAGCGATGGGAG GTGGTCTTGCACTTCATGGTGGGCTCCCCCAGCGCAGCTGTCAGCCAGGACTTGGCTCAGCTCCTCAGCCAGGCTGGGCTCATGAAGAG TACTGAACCTGGAGAGCCGCCCTGCATTACTTCTGCTGGCTTCCAGTTCCTATTGCTGGACACCCCGGCCCAGCTCTGGTACTTTATGTTGCAGTATCTGCAGACTGCCCAG AGCCGGGGCATGGACCTAGTGGagattctctccttcctcttccagctCAGCTTCTCTACTCTGGGCAAG GATTACTCTGTGGAAGGTATGAGTGATTCTCTGCTGAACTTTCTGCAACATCTGCGGGAGTTTGGTCTTGTTTTCCAGAGGAAG AGGAAATCTCGGCGTTACTACCCCACACGACTGGCCATCAATCTCTCATCAGGTGTCTCTGGAGCTGGGGGCACTGTGCATCAGCCAGGCTTCATTGTTGTGGAAACCAATTACCGACTGTATGCCTACACGG AGTCGGAGCTGCAGATTGCCCTCATTGCTCTCTTCTCTGAGATGCTCTATCGCTTCCCCAACATGGTGGTAGCGCAGGTGACCCGAGAGAGTGTGCAGCAGGCCATCGCCAGTGGCATCACAGCCCAACAG ATAATCCATTTCCTAAGGACAAGGGCCCACCCAGTGATGCTCAAACAG ACACCTGTCCTGCCTCCCACCATCACAGACCAGATTCGGCTGTGGGAGCTGGAAAGGGACAGACTTCGGTTCACCGAGG GCGTCCTGTACAACCAGTTCCTGTCCCAAGTGGACTTTGAGCTGCTGCTGGCGCACGCGCGGGAGCTGGGCGTGCTAGTGTTCGAGAACTCGGCCAAGCGGCTCATGGTGGTGACCCCGGCCGGGCACAGCGACGTCAAGCGTTTCTGGAAGCGGCAAAAACACAGCCTCTGA